A stretch of bacterium DNA encodes these proteins:
- a CDS encoding CbtB-domain containing protein gives MAHTAAGVSQSDAMRLSALGPALAATLLGIFLIYGAGFAQPQVLHDAAHDSRHALGFVCH, from the coding sequence ATGGCCCACACCGCAGCCGGAGTGAGTCAATCCGACGCCATGCGCCTCAGTGCACTGGGACCCGCCTTGGCCGCCACACTTCTGGGCATCTTTCTGATCTATGGCGCAGGTTTCGCGCAGCCGCAGGTTTTGCACGACGCGGCGCACGACTCGCGTCACGCCCTCGGCTTCGTTTGTCACTAG